The sequence CGCACAAGCCCGCGATATCGATCGCTCGCAGATGACCGTCTCGGACGAGGTCGCCATCGAGATCCGCAACATGAACAAGTGGTATGGCACCTTTCACGTGCTGCGCGACATCGACCTGACGGTGAACCGGGGCGAACGCATCGTGATCTGCGGCCCCTCGGGGTCGGGCAAATCCACGCTGATCCGGTGCATCAACGCGCTGGAAGAGCATCAGCAGGGCCGGATCACCGTCGATGGCACGCTTCTGTCCAACGACCTCAAGAACATCGACAAGATCCGCTCCGAGGTCGGGATGGTGTTCCAGCACTTCAACCTGTTCCCGCATCTGACGATCATGGAAAACTGCACGCTGGCCCCGATCTGGGTGCGCAAGACGCCCAAGAGAGAGGCCGAGGAAGTGGCGATGCATTTCCTGGAAAAGGTGAAGATCCCCGAACAGGCCGACAAATACCCCGGCCAGCTCTCGGGCGGTCAGCAGCAACGTGTCGCCATCGCGCGCAGCCTGTGCATGAAGCCGCGCATCATGCTCTTCGACGAGCCGACCTCGGCGCTGGACCCCGAGATGATCAAGGAGGTGCTCGACACCATGATCCAGCTCGCCGAGGAAGGCATGACCATGCTCTGCGTGACGCATGAGATGGGCTTTGCCCGGCAGGTGGCCAACCGGGTGATCTTCATGGATGCGGGCCAGATCGTCGAACAGAACGAGCCCGAAGAGTTTTTCAACAATCCGCAAAGCGACCGGACAAAGCTGTTCCTCAGCCAGATCCTCGGGCACTGACGCCCGTCGCGCACCCGACATCGGGGTCAGGGGCCGGCGCCCGGATGCGCCGGCCCTTTTTCTATGTCGCCACCAGCGCGTCGCGCAGCGTCTCGGCCGCCTCGGCCGAGACGCCCCGGCCGTCCGGCCCGCGGGCCGAGACCGTCAGGTGCATCTCGCCGCGATAACTGACGCCGGTCAGGGCCAGCGGCGGATGCCCCATCGCCGGGGCCAGCGCCATGACCGAGCGGATCGGCGCCCCGCCGACCTCGAGCCACCCCGCATGCCCCGGAATGATCGTCAGCACCTGGCCGGGGGCCGAGAACTCGGCATCGACCGCGCGGCGCAGCCAGCGGGCCGGCAGCACGCCGCCAAGACCCAGCTTCAGGCGATACAGCGCCTCGGGCGGGGGCGGCACGATGCGCAGGCCCCGGATGTCGCCGGCGCTTTCGCTCACGCGCATCCGGACCATGCGCGCATCATTGCGCAGCGCCCCCTGCGCGCTGTGACGGCTGGCAAAGCGGGCGATGGACACCGACGCGCGCTGGCGCGGCGGCAGGACACCGAAGAGCTCTTGCCGTTCCAGCACGACGGCCCCGGCGCGGATCAAGGCCCCGATCCGTCCCGACGCGCCCCCGGACGGCAGGCGCAGCCGCAGCGTGGCGGGCGGCACCGCATCGATGCGCGGATCGACCGTGCGGGACAGGTCCTCGAATGTGGTCACCGGCAGGGCCATGTTCAGGCCGTCAGGTGCAGACCCGTGCCGCCAAGCCCCAAGCAAGGCGCGCGCCAGCCGCGTGCCATCCCCGATCGCGTGATCGAGATGCAGCGCAAGGCCCGACACCGCCCGGTCTGACGGCCCATCGGGATTGACCACCACCGCCTGCCAGCCGGGCCGGTCGCCGGGCAGCGCCTGCCGCCGCAGCGTATCCAGCAGTGTTGCGGCCCCCTCAGGCCCGATCAGCCCCGGCGCGCGCAGCACTTTCAGATGCGCCGCCGGATCCAGCGCCTGTTCGGGCCCCCATTGCGGCAATGGGCCATCCTGAACCACGCGGCGCAACCGGTCGTCCGACCGCGCCAGCGCCATCACCCCCGCCAGCGCCCGCGCGGCGTCGATGGCGCCCTGTGTCTGCGCGAAGACGGTGATCAGGTTCGGCCCGCTGCGCCACAGGATGCGTTCCGAGGGGGTCAGCGCGGCGCCGGTCTGCACCATCGGCCGGTCACTGCGCCGCTGTGGCCTGCGACTCGCCCATATGGGCGGCCAGCGCGCCGATCACGGCGTCGATATCGGCCATCCGGTGATGCCGCGTCAGGGAAAGGCGCACTCCGGTGTCGCGATGCGGCACGGCGGGATGGCCCACCGTGCTGACAAAGAACCCGGCCTGTTGCAGGGCCATCCCGGCGCGAATGGTCTGCGTGGTGTCGCCGATCCTGATGTAGCGCATCGGCGTTTCGGCCTCCGACATCACGGTCAGCCCCGCGCGCGCCGCCTGGCGGTTGAAATGCCGGATGCGCGCCATCAACTCCGATTGCAGGCCGGCCAGGTCGCGCGACAGATGCAGCGCGGCCGAGGCCCCGATCGCCCCCAGCATGGGCGGTTGCACCGGGCCGGAAAACATCAACGCCGCCCCCTGGTAGCGCACGCGCTGCGCCTGCGCGTCGTCGGCCAGCGCCAGGGCCCCGCCCGCGCAGGCAAAGCACTTGTTCAGGGACAAGGCCACGATCACACGGGGATGGTCGGGCCAACGCTCCAGCGCCGCACCGCGCCCGTGGCGGCCCATCCATCCGGTGGCATGGGCGTCGTCAACATACAGATGCAGGCCCGAAAACCGCGCCAGCAGATCGTCGAGCGCGTCGAACGGGGCCATGTCGCCGAACATCGAATAGATTCCGTCGATCAATAGCCAGACCCGCGTGCCGTCCGGGGCCTGCGACAGCTTGCGTTCGATGGCCGCGACATCGTTATGCGGGACCGTCTGCACACGCGCCCCCCGCGCCGACAGGATCTCGGTCGTGATCTGCACCGAGGCGTGGCTCTGGCGGTCGACCAGCACCAGATCGTCGCGATCCACCAGAACCGGCAGCACCGCCTGATGGGCAAGCGATGTCGACGGCGCAAGCAGGGTGGGGCGCCCGGTGATCCGGCGTAGCGCGTCCTCGACCTCGGCATAGGGCGGCGCGGCGACAAAGGCC comes from Roseibacterium elongatum DSM 19469 and encodes:
- a CDS encoding amino acid ABC transporter ATP-binding protein, producing MTDATAQARDIDRSQMTVSDEVAIEIRNMNKWYGTFHVLRDIDLTVNRGERIVICGPSGSGKSTLIRCINALEEHQQGRITVDGTLLSNDLKNIDKIRSEVGMVFQHFNLFPHLTIMENCTLAPIWVRKTPKREAEEVAMHFLEKVKIPEQADKYPGQLSGGQQQRVAIARSLCMKPRIMLFDEPTSALDPEMIKEVLDTMIQLAEEGMTMLCVTHEMGFARQVANRVIFMDAGQIVEQNEPEEFFNNPQSDRTKLFLSQILGH
- a CDS encoding aminotransferase class I/II-fold pyridoxal phosphate-dependent enzyme; translated protein: MINFASCSYLGLETDPRLKAGAIAATERYGTQFSASRAFVAAPPYAEVEDALRRITGRPTLLAPSTSLAHQAVLPVLVDRDDLVLVDRQSHASVQITTEILSARGARVQTVPHNDVAAIERKLSQAPDGTRVWLLIDGIYSMFGDMAPFDALDDLLARFSGLHLYVDDAHATGWMGRHGRGAALERWPDHPRVIVALSLNKCFACAGGALALADDAQAQRVRYQGAALMFSGPVQPPMLGAIGASAALHLSRDLAGLQSELMARIRHFNRQAARAGLTVMSEAETPMRYIRIGDTTQTIRAGMALQQAGFFVSTVGHPAVPHRDTGVRLSLTRHHRMADIDAVIGALAAHMGESQATAAQ